A window of Nicotiana tabacum cultivar K326 chromosome 24, ASM71507v2, whole genome shotgun sequence contains these coding sequences:
- the LOC107804176 gene encoding uncharacterized protein LOC107804176, giving the protein MIDAATSANRFEAASNTKQQLEKWSLIEDIIYNQKSIVQWLKLGDANTTYFYASMKGRKTQNQIRTLSTKGGTILKSEDSIEAEIVGLIAPFTREDVAQALKGVDDSKALGGDGFNSCFFKKSGHVLGDEVTDAVLQFFDTGAIWIMSCINIVTYSIIINGSPTLPFAAKRGIRQGDLMSLFLLFVLAMKYLTRLLRTLKSKSDFNYHPSYFQQFSSASGLIANQSKSCIYFGGVPEGVQQDIMRLLDLAGELYHSDILGYQ; this is encoded by the exons ATGATAGATGCTGCTACCAGTGCTAACCGGTTTGAAGCAGCAAGCAACACCAAACAACAACTGGAGAAATGGAGTTTAATTGAAGATATCATATATAATCAGAAATCCATAGTTCAATGGCTCAAGCTAGGGGATGCAAATACAACTTATTTCTATGCTAGTATGAAAGGTAGAAAAACACAAAATCAGATTAGAACTCTATCAACAAAAGGAGGGACTATACTGAAGAGTGAAGACTCTATAGAAGCTGAAATTGTGGGG CTCATAGCACCATTTACTAGAGAAGATGTAGCTCAAGCCTTGAAGGGGGTAGATGATTCAAAAGCCCTGGGTGGAGATGGTTTTAATTCCTGCTTCTTTAAGAAATCTGGGCATGTGCTTGGTGATGAAGTAACAGATGCAGTACTTCAGTTCTTTGATACTGGTGCAAT ATGGATCATGAGTTGTATCAACATAGTTACATACTCCATCATTATCAATGGTAGCCCAACTCTTCCCTTTGCTGCTAAGAGAGGGATAAGACAAGGTGATCTTATgtcactttttcttctttttgtactGGCAATGAAGTATCTAACAAGGTTACTGAGAACTTTGAAGAGCAAATCAGACTTTAACTATCACCCAAG CTACTTCCAACAATTCTCATCCGCATCAGGGTTGATAGCTAATCAAAGCAAAAGTTGTATCTATTTTGGAGGAGTTCCAGAGGGAGTTCAACAGGATATTATGAGACTCTTGGATTTAGCAGGGGAACTTTACCATTCAGATATCTTGGGGTACCAATGA